In Desulfosediminicola ganghwensis, a single window of DNA contains:
- a CDS encoding NUDIX domain-containing protein has translation MKCPHCSKEIAVYRNPVPTVDIIIEVDDRIVLIERKNPPYGWALPGGFVDYGESFELAAVREAEEETGLAVRGLAQFRTYSDPERDPRQHTVSTVFIVQADGQPVAGDDAGKAELFDRDNLPELAFDHARILADYYRFKNGER, from the coding sequence ATGAAATGTCCACACTGCAGCAAAGAGATCGCTGTATACCGCAATCCTGTGCCCACCGTAGATATCATCATTGAGGTTGACGACAGAATCGTCTTGATAGAACGAAAGAATCCCCCTTATGGCTGGGCGCTCCCCGGTGGTTTCGTAGACTATGGCGAATCTTTTGAGCTAGCGGCAGTACGAGAAGCAGAAGAGGAAACCGGACTTGCGGTACGTGGCCTAGCGCAATTTCGCACCTACTCGGACCCGGAACGCGATCCACGCCAACATACCGTCTCAACGGTTTTCATCGTCCAGGCCGACGGACAACCTGTAGCTGGCGATGATGCGGGCAAGGCGGAACTTTTCGACCGTGACAACCTGCCTGAACTGGCCTTTGATCACGCCAGGATTCTGGCTGATTATTATCGGTTTAAAAACGGAGAGAGATAG
- a CDS encoding 5' nucleotidase, NT5C type, which produces MKTDFKILPHELGFDLDGVIADTAAAFLKIACEEHNYCSFTLEDITNFELEHCIGMPKDTVEKIFLDILKDSLATGLQPMPGAIPVLNELAAKGPVTVITARPIKQPVIDWFDTFLPLPTQKAIKLVATGDHDDKLRYIKEHKLKYFIDDRAETCKELAREIIPLVYSHPWNRNRHDLATVENWQEIRELIVLD; this is translated from the coding sequence ATGAAAACCGATTTTAAAATACTCCCCCACGAGCTTGGGTTCGATCTTGACGGTGTTATTGCCGATACCGCCGCAGCCTTTTTGAAAATTGCCTGTGAAGAGCATAACTACTGCTCATTCACCCTCGAGGACATAACCAATTTCGAACTCGAACACTGTATCGGCATGCCGAAGGACACAGTGGAAAAGATATTTCTCGACATCCTTAAAGATTCGCTGGCAACAGGCTTGCAACCCATGCCGGGCGCGATACCGGTATTAAACGAGCTCGCCGCCAAAGGACCAGTCACCGTTATCACCGCCCGCCCCATAAAGCAGCCGGTTATAGACTGGTTCGATACGTTCCTGCCACTCCCCACGCAAAAGGCCATCAAACTGGTAGCAACCGGCGACCACGACGATAAACTGCGCTACATCAAGGAACATAAGCTGAAATACTTCATCGATGATCGGGCGGAGACCTGCAAAGAGTTGGCCAGGGAGATTATTCCCCTTGTGTACAGCCACCCATGGAACAGGAACCGCCACGACCTGGCAACCGTGGAAAACTGGCAGGAAATCCGTGAGCTGATTGTTCTGGATTGA
- the typA gene encoding translational GTPase TypA: MEQSKIRNVAIIAHVDHGKTTLVDQLFKQSGMYRDNQQVSERLMDSMDLERERGITITSKNGSYAFADHWINIIDTPGHADFGGQVERVLRMADGALLLVDAQEGPMPQTYFVLKKALENNLPVIVVINKIDKPAARCDWVVDQVFDLFVKLNAPDDILDFPVVYASAKEGYSLFELGDERVDGGNMDPISRMVIDHIPAPVGDEGAELQMQVGTIDYSPYLGRLGIGKVVNGRMKINQPIAVARRDGSIKPIRISKIFRFERDEKVAVEEAGVGEIVAIAGMEDVTVGVTFTDADNPKPLPLITIDPPTISMNFIPNDSPFAGKEGKFVTSRHIEDRLKREILADVALQYEPLTDAVGFKVSGRGELHLSILIEKMRREDYEFQVTRPQVIMREEDGKLMEPYEELTIDVDEEFQGPVIEKLGKLRGTIEEMSTNNGMVRMVFHIPTRGLLGYRSQFMTDTKGMGMMAYVFHEYGPYAGDIINRVNGVMLVKEPCTSVAYALFNLQDRGKLFVGAGLPLYAGQIIGENARPADMVVNPGKGKKLTNVRASGTDDAVVLTPATIMSLEDCIAYINDDELVEVTPKSIRLRKRTGTRIKI; encoded by the coding sequence ATGGAACAGAGCAAAATACGTAATGTGGCAATTATCGCCCACGTTGACCACGGTAAAACCACCCTGGTTGACCAACTTTTCAAACAGTCCGGAATGTACCGAGATAATCAGCAGGTCTCGGAACGATTGATGGACTCCATGGATCTTGAACGTGAGCGTGGCATCACCATTACGTCCAAAAACGGTTCCTATGCCTTTGCTGATCACTGGATTAATATCATCGACACCCCCGGTCACGCCGATTTTGGCGGGCAGGTGGAGCGTGTATTGCGTATGGCAGACGGCGCGCTGCTGCTGGTTGATGCCCAGGAAGGCCCGATGCCTCAGACCTATTTCGTTCTGAAAAAGGCACTGGAGAACAATCTGCCTGTCATCGTGGTGATTAACAAGATAGACAAACCCGCAGCTCGCTGTGACTGGGTTGTCGATCAGGTGTTCGATCTTTTCGTAAAACTCAATGCGCCTGACGATATTCTTGATTTCCCTGTGGTTTATGCTTCTGCCAAAGAAGGATACAGCCTGTTCGAGCTCGGCGATGAGCGCGTGGACGGCGGCAATATGGACCCGATCTCCAGGATGGTCATAGACCATATCCCTGCTCCGGTGGGCGATGAAGGGGCCGAGTTGCAGATGCAGGTGGGTACCATCGACTATTCTCCGTACCTTGGACGTCTCGGTATTGGTAAGGTTGTAAACGGCAGGATGAAGATTAACCAACCCATTGCTGTTGCTCGCCGTGACGGTTCTATTAAGCCGATCCGTATATCCAAGATTTTTCGCTTCGAGCGTGATGAAAAGGTTGCGGTCGAAGAGGCTGGTGTAGGTGAGATTGTGGCCATTGCCGGTATGGAGGATGTAACCGTTGGTGTTACTTTTACCGACGCTGATAATCCTAAGCCGTTGCCATTGATCACCATTGATCCGCCGACTATCTCCATGAACTTTATCCCTAACGATTCTCCGTTTGCCGGTAAAGAGGGTAAGTTCGTTACTTCCCGTCATATCGAGGACCGTCTCAAGCGCGAGATTCTCGCTGACGTGGCATTGCAGTACGAGCCGCTGACCGATGCAGTTGGTTTTAAAGTGAGCGGTCGAGGTGAGCTGCATCTCTCTATTCTGATTGAGAAGATGCGTCGCGAAGATTATGAATTTCAGGTCACCCGCCCTCAGGTCATCATGCGTGAAGAGGACGGCAAGCTGATGGAGCCCTACGAGGAACTGACCATCGATGTGGACGAGGAATTCCAGGGTCCGGTTATCGAAAAGCTCGGCAAGCTGAGAGGTACCATAGAAGAGATGAGCACCAACAACGGCATGGTTCGTATGGTGTTTCACATTCCGACCCGCGGTTTGCTCGGTTATCGTTCCCAGTTCATGACCGATACCAAAGGAATGGGTATGATGGCCTATGTCTTCCATGAGTATGGCCCATATGCAGGTGATATCATCAACCGCGTCAACGGTGTGATGCTGGTAAAAGAGCCGTGCACTTCCGTAGCCTATGCGCTTTTTAACCTGCAGGATCGCGGTAAACTCTTTGTAGGAGCAGGCTTACCGCTTTATGCGGGGCAGATTATCGGTGAGAATGCTCGTCCCGCCGATATGGTGGTCAATCCCGGTAAGGGCAAGAAACTCACCAACGTCCGTGCTTCAGGTACCGACGATGCGGTTGTTCTCACCCCGGCGACCATTATGTCCCTTGAGGATTGCATTGCCTACATCAATGATGATGAACTGGTTGAGGTAACTCCCAAGTCGATCAGACTTCGCAAAAGGACGGGTACCAGAATCAAGATTTAA
- a CDS encoding SET domain-containing protein, producing the protein MIHPNTEVRYISDNIGFGLFATHRIPMGTITWTLDHLDRIFTQKEMDAHDGRYQEILMKYSFRNKKGEYVFCWDNGKFINHSFNSNCCLTPYNFEIAIRDIEKDEELTDDYGYLNIIEPFEALPEGGERKMVYPDDLLRYADRWDKKLRAAFPLIDNVSQPLYRYIESDIRNQLTDIRNEQRELLSIMECYYPGG; encoded by the coding sequence ATGATCCACCCGAACACTGAAGTGAGATATATTAGCGATAATATAGGATTCGGCCTTTTTGCAACTCACAGAATCCCCATGGGCACCATCACCTGGACCCTTGATCATCTCGATCGCATATTCACCCAAAAGGAGATGGACGCTCATGATGGACGCTATCAAGAGATTCTGATGAAATACTCTTTCCGCAATAAAAAAGGGGAATACGTGTTCTGCTGGGACAATGGCAAATTCATAAACCACAGCTTCAACTCAAACTGTTGTTTGACACCATATAACTTCGAAATTGCCATTCGTGACATCGAAAAAGACGAAGAGCTAACGGACGACTATGGTTACCTCAACATCATCGAGCCATTTGAGGCGTTGCCCGAAGGCGGGGAGCGTAAAATGGTCTACCCGGACGACCTGCTCCGATATGCAGATAGATGGGATAAAAAACTGCGGGCGGCCTTCCCGCTCATAGACAACGTGAGTCAACCGCTCTATCGCTATATTGAAAGTGATATCCGTAATCAGCTTACAGATATCAGAAATGAACAAAGGGAACTGCTCTCAATCATGGAGTGTTACTATCCGGGAGGCTGA
- a CDS encoding DUF2058 domain-containing protein → MGSSFQDQLLKLGLVDKKQVEKTKKKQHKSRKTKIAKNVQPKVDENKLLAEQALAKKKERARQLNQEREEKLKKREEAARIRQLIESSRLPKQEDGVAYRFVDRKKVFRIFISQELVDSLSRGGVGIVRLGDQYEVCPAKAVQKIAELDKSVVVMMNKPAPKGETEEDDPYAGYEVPDDLMW, encoded by the coding sequence ATGGGCAGTTCGTTTCAGGATCAGCTTTTGAAGCTGGGATTGGTCGACAAGAAACAGGTCGAAAAGACCAAGAAGAAGCAGCACAAGAGTCGCAAAACAAAGATTGCGAAAAACGTGCAGCCGAAGGTGGATGAGAATAAACTCCTCGCCGAACAGGCACTGGCCAAGAAGAAAGAGCGGGCGAGACAGCTGAATCAGGAGCGTGAGGAGAAGCTCAAAAAGCGCGAAGAGGCGGCGCGCATCAGGCAGTTGATTGAGAGCAGCCGTCTGCCGAAACAAGAGGACGGCGTTGCCTATCGCTTCGTTGACCGAAAGAAAGTGTTTCGGATTTTCATCAGCCAGGAGCTTGTCGACAGCCTCAGTCGGGGCGGTGTCGGCATTGTCCGGCTTGGCGACCAGTACGAGGTGTGTCCAGCCAAGGCGGTGCAAAAGATAGCCGAGTTGGACAAGAGCGTTGTGGTAATGATGAATAAGCCGGCGCCAAAAGGTGAAACGGAAGAAGATGATCCGTATGCCGGTTATGAAGTGCCGGATGATTTGATGTGGTAA
- the glgX gene encoding glycogen debranching protein GlgX codes for MSKKNLPWEIKRGYPLPLGVTTLSEGVNFALFSRNASTVTLVLESACQEGSETRYELQLTPSEHKTGDVWHILLETHECDFTYGYRVDSDKPASGSCFTHADILIDPYCHALSPRAWGTRAQYGKAPCCKIISHDFDWQDDRPLKTPLSETIIYELHIRGFTKQLAENQAAAGSYEGLMKQIPYLKQLGVTAVELMPITEFDENDNDFVNPETGEKLKNFWGYNPVSFFALKSGYAIDPENHINEFKTLVRELHHANIEVILDIVYNHSGEGGYDGTTSSFRGIDNSVYYLLDPEDQSYLNFSGCGNTLNCNHPVVRSLIINSLRYWVIEMHVDGFRFDLASILGRDQDGNVLANPPMIEQIAEDPVLRDTKIIAEAWDAAGLYQVGSFSNDTRWGEWNGRFRDDVRAFMAGHGGMVSRLASRFAGSSDLYQASRRGPLSSINFLTSHDGFSLYDLVSYNRKHNLMNGENNRDGDNHNLSWNSGREGTPVSPKVEELRLRRIRSMLTILMFSQGVPMICAGDEFAKTQSGNNNAWCQDNPISWLDWQLMEHNRDLLRFFQLCIALRRNHPVFRRENFFATTDSSTPNVPEEIEWQYLTPGEQNWSADCHGLGVLIHGKRQHLSRDDDFFIMMNGNIEKKLHFIPPDVPPNNNNRSWSKIIDTAAVPPKDIIPRGTPLDSGIRSIRVANLAVVVLQSLPEVL; via the coding sequence ATGTCCAAAAAAAATTTACCCTGGGAAATAAAAAGAGGCTATCCACTGCCGCTGGGGGTGACGACCCTGAGTGAAGGAGTCAATTTCGCCCTGTTTTCGCGAAATGCAAGTACGGTTACTCTGGTTCTGGAGAGCGCATGCCAAGAAGGATCAGAAACACGTTATGAGCTGCAGCTTACTCCCTCAGAACACAAGACCGGCGATGTCTGGCATATCCTGCTTGAAACCCACGAGTGCGATTTTACCTATGGCTACCGGGTCGATAGCGATAAGCCTGCTTCCGGCTCTTGTTTTACCCATGCAGATATTCTGATAGACCCCTACTGCCACGCCCTGTCTCCACGCGCCTGGGGGACCAGAGCACAGTACGGCAAAGCGCCGTGCTGCAAAATCATTAGTCACGACTTTGACTGGCAGGATGATCGCCCACTCAAAACCCCTCTTTCCGAAACCATCATTTATGAACTGCATATTCGTGGCTTCACCAAACAACTGGCAGAAAACCAGGCGGCGGCTGGTAGTTATGAAGGGTTGATGAAGCAGATCCCATATCTCAAGCAGCTCGGCGTGACAGCTGTTGAGCTTATGCCCATTACCGAATTCGATGAAAACGACAATGACTTTGTAAACCCTGAGACGGGAGAGAAGCTCAAGAATTTCTGGGGCTATAACCCGGTATCCTTTTTCGCCCTGAAATCAGGCTATGCCATTGATCCTGAGAATCATATCAACGAATTCAAGACGCTGGTCAGAGAATTGCACCATGCCAACATAGAAGTCATCCTCGATATTGTTTACAACCACAGCGGCGAGGGCGGTTATGACGGCACCACCAGCAGTTTCAGGGGCATAGATAACTCAGTCTATTATCTGCTTGATCCAGAAGATCAGAGTTATCTCAACTTCTCAGGCTGCGGCAACACCCTGAACTGTAACCACCCGGTCGTTCGCTCCCTTATCATTAACTCCCTGCGCTACTGGGTTATTGAAATGCACGTGGACGGCTTTCGCTTTGACCTCGCCTCAATCCTTGGTCGCGACCAGGACGGGAACGTACTTGCAAACCCACCGATGATCGAGCAGATAGCGGAAGACCCTGTACTACGGGACACTAAAATCATCGCGGAAGCATGGGACGCGGCCGGCCTGTACCAGGTTGGCAGCTTTTCCAATGATACCCGCTGGGGAGAATGGAATGGGCGTTTCAGAGACGACGTACGGGCCTTTATGGCAGGCCACGGCGGAATGGTCTCACGACTCGCCAGTCGCTTTGCCGGCAGTTCCGATCTCTATCAGGCCAGTAGGCGTGGTCCATTGAGTTCCATTAATTTTTTAACCAGTCACGACGGTTTTTCGCTCTACGATCTGGTCAGCTATAACCGCAAGCACAACCTGATGAACGGAGAAAACAACCGGGACGGTGACAACCATAACCTCAGCTGGAATAGCGGCCGTGAAGGCACACCAGTCTCTCCGAAAGTTGAAGAACTGCGGCTGAGACGCATTCGCAGTATGCTGACCATCCTCATGTTTTCCCAGGGAGTGCCAATGATCTGCGCCGGAGACGAGTTTGCCAAGACCCAGTCCGGCAACAACAACGCCTGGTGTCAGGATAACCCCATCAGCTGGCTCGACTGGCAACTTATGGAACACAACAGGGACCTGTTGAGATTTTTTCAGCTCTGCATTGCCCTGCGCCGGAATCACCCGGTTTTTCGGCGGGAAAACTTCTTTGCTACCACAGACTCCAGTACACCCAATGTGCCGGAGGAGATTGAATGGCAATACCTCACCCCCGGCGAACAAAACTGGTCAGCTGACTGTCACGGCTTGGGTGTGCTGATCCATGGCAAACGTCAACACCTGAGTCGTGACGATGATTTTTTCATCATGATGAACGGTAACATCGAAAAAAAACTTCATTTCATTCCCCCCGATGTACCACCGAATAATAACAACAGAAGCTGGTCAAAAATAATTGATACCGCGGCTGTTCCCCCCAAAGATATCATCCCCCGCGGTACTCCGCTTGATAGTGGAATCCGTTCCATTAGAGTGGCCAACCTGGCAGTGGTCGTCCTGCAGTCTTTGCCGGAGGTCTTGTAA
- a CDS encoding DNA-binding protein — MQRKSVLYIAAACILGLSALTPPKTQAQEVAGIVLETMNAAGYTYLQVDNGSTKDWVAVPETQVQIGDHVTYNSGMEMSDFHSKTLDRTFPSIIFAGALINGTDLGDVPAQPVVAAVEPAPSKSSFADAVAREQNKATDAQDVQGEASPGSTGAIVPFTDIKVEKATSEKGYSVEEIFAKAKELNGQTVHVRGKVVKFNPNIMGRNWVHLQDGTGNPMQNTHDLVVTTSDTPDQDSIILIEGKLSANKDFGAGYKYEVIIEEARIVQ; from the coding sequence ATGCAAAGAAAATCCGTACTCTACATAGCAGCCGCATGCATACTTGGCCTGTCTGCCCTGACACCACCCAAAACCCAGGCCCAGGAAGTTGCAGGCATAGTCCTGGAAACCATGAACGCTGCGGGCTATACCTATCTTCAAGTTGATAATGGCTCCACCAAAGATTGGGTAGCCGTACCAGAGACCCAGGTACAAATTGGAGATCACGTAACATACAACAGCGGTATGGAGATGAGTGACTTCCACTCCAAGACCCTGGATCGCACCTTCCCATCCATTATTTTTGCCGGTGCACTGATTAATGGTACCGACCTCGGTGATGTTCCCGCACAACCTGTCGTAGCCGCAGTAGAGCCGGCACCTTCTAAAAGCTCTTTCGCAGATGCCGTCGCCCGCGAACAAAACAAGGCTACTGATGCACAGGATGTTCAGGGGGAAGCCAGCCCTGGCAGTACCGGTGCTATCGTCCCTTTCACTGACATCAAGGTCGAGAAAGCAACCAGCGAAAAAGGATACAGCGTAGAAGAGATATTTGCCAAGGCCAAGGAACTCAATGGCCAGACCGTACATGTTCGTGGCAAGGTAGTGAAATTCAACCCTAATATCATGGGCCGGAACTGGGTACATCTGCAGGATGGCACAGGAAACCCCATGCAGAATACCCATGACCTGGTCGTTACCACCAGTGATACACCTGATCAGGACTCTATCATTCTCATCGAGGGCAAGCTCTCCGCCAATAAAGACTTCGGCGCCGGTTATAAATACGAAGTGATTATCGAAGAAGCACGAATCGTTCAATAA
- a CDS encoding DEAD/DEAH box helicase — protein MSATLPTLNVTSDCLLTGIDGALEAELKNRLTIDNPKYQAAKKYGRWIGKSLKPKLTYYTEVPGENGLRFPRGFSNQAVILCREITAQSPEILDNRRLLPEVDFEFSGKLRGYQHEALEQVSGRSFGVLEAGTGSGKTVMALAAIAARKQPTLVIVHTKELLYQWRDRAEEFLGVKAGLIGDGKFTLSPLTIAIVNTARKRAEELIEHFGHLVVDECHRVPAALFTDVVSKFDCHYLLGLSATAFRNDDGLTRLIYYFMGDRIHKVDQGELQATGAIVRPQIIRRVTDFNYGYRGDYQALIKALVLHQGRNMQITEDIHKVVQEQEPGTVLVVSDRVSHCELFARLLGERGVGVELLTGQIGPERRAEIVAAVQRGEVQVLVATLQLISEGFDCPGLSTLFLTTPITFEGRLLQVIGRIMRPAANKQARVFDYVDEAVSTLNRSANIRRAVFQNM, from the coding sequence ATGTCTGCAACCTTACCAACACTCAACGTTACATCGGATTGCCTGCTCACCGGGATTGATGGTGCGCTCGAAGCAGAACTGAAAAATCGGTTGACCATAGACAACCCCAAATATCAGGCGGCGAAGAAGTACGGACGCTGGATTGGCAAATCGCTCAAGCCCAAGCTCACCTATTATACCGAGGTGCCCGGGGAGAATGGCTTGCGGTTTCCAAGGGGATTTTCCAATCAGGCCGTGATTCTCTGCCGTGAGATTACCGCCCAGTCTCCAGAAATTCTAGATAACAGAAGATTGTTGCCTGAGGTCGATTTTGAATTTTCCGGGAAGCTGAGGGGCTATCAGCATGAAGCTTTGGAGCAGGTATCCGGTCGCTCGTTCGGAGTGTTGGAAGCCGGTACCGGCAGTGGCAAGACAGTCATGGCTTTGGCGGCAATCGCTGCCAGAAAACAACCCACTCTGGTAATTGTCCACACAAAAGAGTTGCTCTATCAGTGGCGGGATCGGGCAGAAGAGTTTCTTGGGGTTAAAGCGGGTCTGATCGGGGATGGAAAGTTTACCCTGTCACCGCTCACCATAGCCATTGTCAACACGGCCAGGAAAAGGGCGGAGGAGTTGATTGAACATTTCGGCCATCTGGTGGTGGATGAATGCCACCGGGTTCCGGCTGCTCTTTTTACCGATGTGGTTTCAAAGTTTGACTGTCACTATCTGCTCGGCTTGTCGGCCACCGCGTTCCGCAATGATGATGGCTTGACCAGGCTCATTTACTATTTTATGGGCGATCGTATTCACAAGGTTGATCAGGGAGAGTTGCAGGCAACAGGTGCCATTGTCAGGCCGCAAATTATTCGCAGAGTGACAGACTTCAATTATGGTTATCGTGGTGACTACCAGGCGCTGATCAAAGCACTTGTGCTGCATCAGGGCCGCAATATGCAGATTACCGAGGATATCCATAAGGTTGTACAGGAACAGGAGCCAGGCACGGTGCTGGTCGTTTCAGACCGGGTCAGCCATTGCGAACTCTTTGCCAGGCTGCTTGGTGAGCGGGGAGTGGGGGTAGAGCTGCTGACAGGTCAGATCGGGCCTGAGCGCAGGGCTGAGATAGTAGCAGCGGTGCAAAGAGGAGAGGTGCAGGTGCTTGTGGCGACCCTGCAACTCATCTCCGAAGGTTTTGACTGCCCGGGCTTGTCGACTCTTTTCCTGACCACTCCTATAACCTTCGAAGGCAGATTGCTGCAGGTGATCGGGCGGATTATGCGTCCCGCAGCCAACAAGCAGGCGAGGGTATTCGATTATGTGGACGAGGCGGTTTCAACCCTGAACCGTTCGGCAAATATCCGCAGAGCTGTTTTTCAGAATATGTGA
- a CDS encoding DUF1566 domain-containing protein produces the protein MGMFHKVTVGDRVISPIDWEMRPELTFGTFESWGGRERVRNNSECVYYFFIDDWGDEPKLCLMERAVKHAKVVAEIKAPMEMMKKCVSEQGSVALFEQSFAINQQLRDWLIANVLDDKNSSLVIPVIDQNEIEDMGPALPDVSVTGYGGEKVHLPVELEYLQEEDVAGLIRKWNFYDSEHNPSGRFDNCLVECGNEHTVIDLKTRLMWQREGLDINSIRHQRKEIEQLNMDGFAGYHDWRLPTLEEAMSLMETEVNDKGVHLHPCFSKKQPFIFVMARRKPGGYWFVDFKQGRAFWSSGTIPGGFGRLVRSLG, from the coding sequence ATGGGAATGTTTCATAAGGTTACAGTCGGAGACAGGGTGATCAGTCCAATAGATTGGGAAATGAGGCCAGAGTTAACCTTTGGTACCTTTGAGTCCTGGGGCGGACGTGAACGTGTTCGAAACAACAGCGAGTGCGTGTATTACTTCTTTATCGACGATTGGGGTGATGAACCTAAATTGTGTCTGATGGAGCGGGCCGTGAAACACGCTAAGGTGGTAGCTGAAATCAAGGCTCCCATGGAGATGATGAAAAAATGTGTTTCAGAGCAGGGCAGCGTTGCCCTTTTTGAGCAGAGTTTCGCTATCAACCAGCAGCTCCGTGATTGGCTTATAGCGAATGTGCTTGATGATAAGAACTCATCGCTGGTCATTCCGGTTATTGACCAGAATGAGATTGAGGATATGGGACCTGCGTTGCCGGATGTAAGCGTCACCGGTTATGGTGGTGAGAAAGTGCATCTGCCTGTTGAGCTGGAGTATCTCCAGGAAGAGGATGTCGCCGGGTTGATCAGGAAATGGAATTTCTATGATAGCGAGCATAATCCTTCCGGTCGTTTCGATAACTGCCTGGTGGAATGCGGTAACGAGCATACGGTCATCGATCTGAAGACCCGGTTGATGTGGCAGCGTGAAGGCTTGGACATCAATTCTATCCGCCATCAGAGAAAAGAAATTGAGCAACTGAACATGGATGGCTTTGCCGGTTATCACGACTGGCGACTGCCGACTCTCGAAGAAGCAATGTCATTGATGGAGACTGAGGTGAATGACAAGGGTGTACATCTGCACCCCTGTTTTTCTAAAAAGCAGCCGTTCATCTTTGTAATGGCAAGAAGGAAACCTGGCGGGTATTGGTTTGTCGATTTCAAACAGGGGCGTGCATTCTGGTCTTCCGGCACAATCCCTGGTGGATTTGGGCGTCTGGTCCGTTCCCTTGGCTGA
- a CDS encoding ketopantoate reductase family protein encodes MHFVLVGPGALGCLLASRLATASKKRQHRFTLIDHNSTRAQQLNQRGILYSHKDRRETTHIPVSSSPTETGRADVVILCVKSYDIENCLRFCSPLIGEGTILLFMQNGISHIGVRLPVRNCLALYGTTTEGATLTGAGEVFHAGKGLTQVGFLEKPASPDAMENLDQLQQLFNSSGLKTRVVDDILSRLWTKLLVNTGINGLTATLNCTNGELLTLPGLPERMERLVAEAYQIAHGSGIHVPEDSFEITKGVCVKTSGNISSMLQDVRKKRRTEIEAINGAVVTAAKKLGIDAPENQRIVREVKQLERQYLQHAGISI; translated from the coding sequence ATGCATTTCGTTCTTGTCGGGCCTGGCGCCCTGGGCTGCCTGCTGGCGTCCAGGCTCGCAACTGCCTCGAAAAAGAGGCAGCACCGGTTCACCCTTATTGACCACAACTCCACACGAGCTCAACAGCTCAATCAGCGCGGTATACTCTACAGCCACAAGGATCGGCGGGAGACTACACACATCCCGGTTTCGTCCTCTCCCACTGAGACAGGTCGAGCCGATGTGGTAATACTCTGCGTAAAATCATACGATATCGAAAACTGTCTGCGCTTTTGCAGCCCGCTGATCGGTGAAGGTACCATTCTCTTATTTATGCAGAACGGTATTTCCCATATCGGAGTCCGGTTGCCAGTCAGAAATTGTCTCGCCCTCTATGGTACTACCACCGAAGGGGCTACGCTTACTGGTGCGGGTGAAGTGTTTCATGCCGGTAAAGGCCTCACCCAGGTTGGCTTCCTTGAAAAGCCCGCATCTCCGGATGCCATGGAGAACCTTGATCAACTACAGCAACTTTTTAACAGTTCCGGCCTTAAAACCCGAGTTGTGGATGATATCCTCTCCCGGTTGTGGACCAAGCTGTTGGTAAATACAGGAATCAACGGGCTTACGGCAACACTGAACTGCACCAACGGAGAGTTGCTTACGCTCCCTGGCCTCCCTGAACGCATGGAGCGACTGGTGGCCGAAGCCTATCAGATAGCCCATGGTTCCGGCATACACGTGCCAGAGGATTCGTTTGAGATAACCAAGGGGGTCTGCGTTAAGACTTCCGGCAATATATCGTCCATGCTGCAAGATGTCCGAAAGAAGCGACGCACCGAGATCGAAGCCATCAATGGTGCGGTGGTCACCGCTGCCAAAAAGCTGGGGATTGACGCCCCGGAAAACCAACGCATCGTCAGAGAAGTGAAGCAGCTGGAACGTCAATACCTGCAACACGCTGGAATATCAATATGA
- a CDS encoding GDSL-type esterase/lipase family protein, which yields MSATPPRNNNVKPPFLMIGDSLVAGFDWQNRLPAFEVLNFGIPGFTTGELLTSLPQIQKKCSSPKLILVMIGTNDFLMGNHDFTEDLKKIVVWLSNSYPAAETMVNSLLPIRCPHDHEAIIEINRIIAGICRDTASCYIDVYSRFTKSDIELFETDGVHLTDAGYELWTRTLFEYVAFLMEND from the coding sequence ATGTCCGCAACTCCCCCGAGAAACAACAACGTAAAGCCCCCTTTCCTGATGATCGGAGATTCCCTGGTAGCCGGATTCGACTGGCAGAACCGATTGCCTGCCTTTGAGGTATTGAATTTCGGTATTCCAGGATTCACCACCGGTGAACTGCTCACCTCGCTGCCTCAGATTCAGAAAAAATGCTCCTCGCCCAAACTTATCCTGGTGATGATCGGTACCAACGACTTCCTGATGGGAAATCATGATTTCACGGAAGATCTGAAAAAAATTGTGGTCTGGCTGAGCAATAGCTACCCGGCAGCGGAGACAATGGTCAATAGCCTGCTGCCGATCCGATGTCCCCATGACCATGAAGCAATAATTGAGATAAATCGAATAATTGCAGGCATCTGCAGAGACACTGCCAGCTGCTATATAGATGTCTACAGTCGATTTACCAAATCAGATATCGAGCTCTTTGAGACGGACGGTGTTCACCTCACGGACGCCGGATATGAACTGTGGACAAGAACCCTTTTTGAGTACGTTGCCTTTCTCATGGAAAATGATTAA